AAAAATCGACGCGCCTCTGCGGCTGGTCCACCCGATCCAGCCGCACTCTTACCGGTGCCCCGATGCGAAACACCACCCCGCTCCTCTCGCCCCGCAGGATGTGGCGGCGCTCCACGAAATGATAGCGATCGCGCCGCAACGTCGAGAGGTGCACCAGCCCTTCGACGAAAAGATCGGTCAGCTCCACGAAGAAGCCGAAAGGCGTCACCGACGCGATGAAGCCGTCGAACTCCTCACCGATCCGCTCCGCCATGTAGGCCAGCTTCTTCCACTCCACCACTTCGCGCTCGGCCTCGTCCGCCACCCGCTCGCTGCGTGAAGACGATGCCGCGATCCCTGGGAGCGTCTCGCGCAGCCGCTGCGTTCTTTCCTCGGAAAGAGGACCGCGCAGGACCTCCTTGAGGATGCGATGCACGATCAGGTCGGGATAGCGCCGGATGGGCGAGGTGAAGTGGGTGTAGGTGGAGGTTCCCAGTCCGAAGTGCAGCCCCTTCTCTTCGCTGTAACGCGCCAGGCGCATCGCCCTCAGCATCGCCCGCGACAGGAAGCGAAACTCAGGCTTGCCTTCCAGCCGGTCGAGGACCTCCTCGAAGTGCGCCGGCTGCAGCGCCTCGTAGGGCTCGGGAAGCCGGACCGAGAAAGCCGACAGCAGCTCGTTCAGCTCGCCGATGCGGCGCGGATCGGGACGCTCGTGGATGCGGTACAGCGACGGCGCCTTGCGGGAGAAGAGGTACCCGGCCACCGCTTCATTGGCTGCCAGCATGAACTCCTCGATCAGGCGGTGGGCAATGTTGCGGCGCAGCGGCACGATCCCCGCCGTCCCCCCCTGGACGTCCAGCAGGATCTCGGGCTCCGGAAGATCGAAGTCGATCGTGCCGCGACGTCGGCGCCGGGCGTTCAGCACGCTGCACAGCTCGCCCATCCGCTCGAATCCTTCCACCAGGGGGGCGTAGCGCCGCAGCAGCTCCGGGTCTCTCTCCTCGAGGATGCCGGCCACCTGCGTGTAGGTCATGCGCTCCGCGCTGCGGATGACGCTCTCGGTGAAGCGTACCTGGATCGTCTCTCCACGCGCGTCGAGATCGAGCAGCACCGAGACGGTCAGGCGATCCACCCCGGGGCGCAGGGAGCAGAGATCGCTCGACAGCCGTGCGGGGAGCATTGGGATTGCGGTTCCGGGAAAATAGACGCTGGTCCCCCGGCGGCGCGCCTCCAGATCCAGCGCCGAGCCTTCCGTCACGTAATGGGCGACATCGGCGATGTGCACTCCCAGCCGGCAGCCCCCGGAAGCGAGACGCTCGACCTGCACCGCATCATCGAAATCCATCGCCGTCTCGCCGTCGATGGTCACGATCGGCAAGGCGCGAAAATCCTCGCGCCGGGCGATCTCGGCGGCAGGGGGCGTCTCGCCATACCGGGCCGCTTCCGTCTCCGCCTGCGGCGGGAAGGTCTCGCGCAGGTCGTACTTGCGGGTGACGGTGCGGATGTCCATTCCGGGCTCGTCCGCGTAGCCCAGCACCTCCACCACCTTGCCGCGCGCCGGGTGGCGCGGCGTGGGGGGCTGCGTCATCTCCACGCCGACCACCTCGCCGTCGCGGGCCGCGGAGGCATCGCCCCTGCCTATCAGGATGCCGGCCGCGTAGCTGCGCTCGAAAGCCTCCACCCGATCTCCCTCGGCGGACTTGTGAAACACCCCCATCACCCGTCGCCGCGCCGGCTCCACGACCCGCGCGATGAGCGCCTGATCGCGCCCCGGGCGGCGGCGTCGCAGAATGCGCGCCTCCACCCGATCGCCGTGGAAGATCCCTTCCAGATTCTCCGGGGCAACGTAATAATCGGGACCCCCTTCATCGGGA
The window above is part of the Candidatus Polarisedimenticolia bacterium genome. Proteins encoded here:
- the rnr gene encoding ribonuclease R; this translates as MPRPRKPPRHADPSPVPDRREVRAALSRPDFPAASLRELLRRLKVDKRHRMTFKRLIRDMVEQGELMRLGSAQYALPGGSTGVAPRTVVTGRIQRHPDGFGFLIPDEGGPDYYVAPENLEGIFHGDRVEARILRRRRPGRDQALIARVVEPARRRVMGVFHKSAEGDRVEAFERSYAAGILIGRGDASAARDGEVVGVEMTQPPTPRHPARGKVVEVLGYADEPGMDIRTVTRKYDLRETFPPQAETEAARYGETPPAAEIARREDFRALPIVTIDGETAMDFDDAVQVERLASGGCRLGVHIADVAHYVTEGSALDLEARRRGTSVYFPGTAIPMLPARLSSDLCSLRPGVDRLTVSVLLDLDARGETIQVRFTESVIRSAERMTYTQVAGILEERDPELLRRYAPLVEGFERMGELCSVLNARRRRRGTIDFDLPEPEILLDVQGGTAGIVPLRRNIAHRLIEEFMLAANEAVAGYLFSRKAPSLYRIHERPDPRRIGELNELLSAFSVRLPEPYEALQPAHFEEVLDRLEGKPEFRFLSRAMLRAMRLARYSEEKGLHFGLGTSTYTHFTSPIRRYPDLIVHRILKEVLRGPLSEERTQRLRETLPGIAASSSRSERVADEAEREVVEWKKLAYMAERIGEEFDGFIASVTPFGFFVELTDLFVEGLVHLSTLRRDRYHFVERRHILRGERSGVVFRIGAPVRVRLDRVDQPQRRVDFSLVDMSVSAPTPRPRKS